One Chionomys nivalis chromosome 23 unlocalized genomic scaffold, mChiNiv1.1 SUPER_23_unloc_1, whole genome shotgun sequence genomic window carries:
- the Gfy gene encoding Golgi-associated olfactory signaling regulator — protein MQPFSPIFFLLFLLGCLGSKAAPPASLPVGSDPQEMVQPSRMPTGAVESSPGDGPTPGYPATVLPELKTPPSAPPHIPTKSLSETLSPSLSDSPETPTPAQLTTSGTESQNASQTNPSKATLPESSETPKPDLRFLETQNPDPFTASPPESPDAEHIDPTPTAHQDSPETPKEHTPQITPGEEPKTPSPGPTQLLSSKSLGTYDPGTPRTLNSALLPTSHPDLTETPQPASLITHNSNTTDIPQTQFPTTLNQKATEAAVSSDLETTTSLPAQPTAAFREETATPSEPGLSPSPAAPAATQVATPGLSTSDFLGTKELSVPQNSGSKGPDTPPSSARIVGPPAPIDKANQVAPGMLQAPQRHSRGETVNTIIVVERVKETGVTLVSRPRGSISGALCLFFAGTGMLIGIFLLLWCLYRRASRHRSFAHHRLQDSGEEPVLHLDAPKDPVDLYFYAPDAWVPSHIATQQPPPTPALPPKLPPPPRGPQRLEALSPAALSPNFV, from the exons ATGCAGCCCTtcagccccatcttcttcctactCTTCCTCCTTGGTTGTTTGGGTTCCAAGGCGGCTCCCCCAGCCTCTCTGCCCGTGGGCTCTGACCCCCAGGAGATGGTCCAGCCCTCTAGGATGCCCACTGGTGCCGTAGAAAGTTCTCCTGGAGACGGGCCCACGCCCGGATACCCTGCAACAGTTCTTCCTGAGCTCAAGACACCACCCTCAGCTCCCCCTCATATTCCCACGAAAAGCTTAAGTGAGACCCTCAGCCCCAGCCTCTCAGACTCTCCGGAGACCCCCACGCCTGCCCAGCTCACAACCTCAGGCACAGAATCCCAGAATGCTTCACAAACAAACCCCTCCAAAGCAACACTGCCAGAATCTTCTGAGACCCCCAAACCTGACCTGAGGTTTCTTGAAACCCAAAACCCTGATCCCTTCACAGCTTCACCCCCAGAATCTCCTGACGCTGAACATATTGATCCTACACCAACAGCACACCAAGACTCCCCTGAAACCCCCAAAGAACATACCCCCCAAATCACTCCTGGCGAAGAGCCTAAGACACCAAGTCCTGGCCCCACTCAGCTCCTCAGCTCCAAATCCCTAGGGACCTATGACCCTGGTACCCCCAGAACCCTAAATTCTGCCTTACTGCCAACCAGTCATCCTGACCTGACAGAAACTCCCCAGCCAGCATCTCTCATCACCCACAATTCCAATACCACTGACATCCCCCAAACACAGTTCCCCACAACCCTCAACCAAAAGGCAacagaggcagctgtgagctctGATTTGGAAACCACCACTAGTCTTCCTGCCCAACCAACAGCAGCCTTCAGGGAGGAAACAGCCACACCCAGTGAACCAGGCTTGAGTCCCAGCCCAGCAGCCCCTGCAGCCACCCAAGTTGCCACTCCTGGCCTGTCCACCTCGGATTTCCTAGGAACCAAAGAGCTTAGCGTACCCCAGAACTCGGGCTCTAAAGGTCCAGATACCCCTCCTTCCTCAGCACGGATTGTAGGCCCCCCAGCTCCTATAGACAAGGCCAATCAGGTAGCCCCTGGGATGCTGCAGGCCCCTCAGAGACACAGCCGAGGAGAGACAGTCAACACTATCATCGTGGTGGAACGGGTGAAGGAGACTG GGGTGACTCTGGTCAGCCGCCCACGAGGCTCCATCAGTGGAGCCCTGTGCCTGTTCTTCGCGGGGACCGGGATGCTAATTGGCATATTCCTCCTGCTGTGGTGTCTGTACCGCAGAGCCTCCAGACACAGGTCCTTCGCACACCACCGTCTCCAGGACAGCGGGGAGGAGCCAG TCTTGCACCTGGACGCCCCGAAGGACCCCGTGGACCTCTACTTCTATGCCCCCGACGCGTGGGTGCCCTCGCACATCGCCACGCAGCAGCCGCCTCCCACGCCCGCACTGCCGCCCAAGCTGCCCCCTCCGCCCCGCGGGCCGCAGCGCCTGGAAGCCCTGTCGCCGGCCGCGCTGTCTCCCAACTTTGTCTGA
- the Pth2 gene encoding tuberoinfundibular peptide of 39 residues, translating to MTTSRSCPLCPQVMETCQVSRSPRERRLLLLLLLLLVPWGTGPASGVALPLTGVFSLRAPGRVWADLGTPLSRRSLALADDAAFRERARLLAALERRRWLDSYMQKLLLLDAP from the exons ATGACGACATCGAGATCCTGTCCCCTGTGTCCACAGGTGATGGAGACCTGCCAGGTGTCCAGGAGCCCCCGAGAGCGgcggctgctgcttctgctgctgctgctgcttgtgcCCTGGGGCACCGGCCCTGCCTCGGGTGttgccctgcccctcactggtgTGTTCAG CCTCCGCGCCCCAGGCCGGGTCTGGGCGGACTTGGGTACTCCCCTGTCTCGGCGCAGCCTGGCGCTAGCGGACGACGCAGCCTTTCGGGAACGCGCGCGCCTGCTAGCAGCCCTGGAGCGCCGCCGCTGGCTAGACTCGTACATGCAGAAGCTGTTGCTACTGGACGCGCCCTGA
- the Slc17a7 gene encoding vesicular glutamate transporter 1, which translates to MEFRQEEFRKLAGRALGKLHRLLEKRQEGAETLELSADGRPVTTHTRDPPVVDCTCFGLPRRYIIAIMSGLGFCISFGIRCNLGVAIVSMVNNSTTHRGGHVVVQKAQFNWDPETVGLIHGSFFWGYIVTQIPGGFICQKFAANRVFGFAIVATSTLNMLIPSAARVHYGCVIFVRILQGLVEGVTYPACHGIWSKWAPPLERSRLATTAFCGSYAGAVVAMPLAGVLVQYSGWSSVFYVYGSFGIFWYLFWLLVSYESPALHPSISEEERKYIEDAIGESAKLMNPVTKFNTPWRRFFTSMPVYAIIVANFCRSWTFYLLLISQPAYFEEVFGFEISKVGLVSALPHLVMTIIVPIGGQIADFLRSRRIMSTTNVRKLMNCGGFGMEATLLLVVGYSHSKGVAISFLVLAVGFSGFAISGFNVNHLDIAPRYASILMGISNGVGTLSGMVCPIIVGAMTKHKTREEWQYVFLIASLVHYGGVIFYGVFASGEKQPWAEPEEMSEEKCGFVGHDQLAGSDESEMEDEAEPPGAPPAPPPSYGATHSTVQPPRPPPPVRDY; encoded by the exons ATGGAGTTCCGGCAGGAGGAGTTTCGGAAGCTGGCGGGGCGCGCCCTGGGGAAGCTACACCG GTTGCTAGAGAAGCGTCAGGAAGGCGCAGAGACACTGGAGCTGAGCGCCGACGGTCGCCCAGTGACCACGCACACACGGGACCCGCCTGTGGTGGACTGCACCTGCTTTGGCCTGCCGCGCCGCTACATCATCGCCATCATGAGCGGCCTGGGTTTCTGCATCAGCTTCGGCATCCGCTGCAACCTGGGTGTGGCCATCGTGTCCATGGTCAACAACAGCACGACCCATCGTGGGGGCCACGTTGTGGTGCAG AAAGCCCAGTTTAACTGGGATCCAGAGACTGTCGGCCTCATCCATGGCTCCTTTTTCTGGGGCTACATTGTTACTCAGATTCCTGGAGGATTTATCTGCCAAAAATTCGCAGCCAACAG GGTCTTTGGCTTTGCCATTGTGGCTACCTCCACCCTAAACATGTTGATCCCCTCAGCAGCCCGAGTCCACTACGGCTGTGTCATTTTCGTGAGGATCTTGCAGGGATTGGTGGAG GGGGTCACATACCCTGCCTGCCATGGCATCTGGAGCAAATGGGCCCCTCCCTTAGAACGGAGTCGCCTGGCGACGACGGCCTTTTGCG GTTCCTATGCCGGGGCAGTGGTTGCCATGCCCCTCGCTGGGGTCCTGGTGCAGTATTCAGGATGGAGCTCTGTCTTCTATGTCTATG GCAGCTTCGGGATCTTCTGGTACCTATTCTGGTTGCTGGTCTCCTATGAGTCCCCTGCACTGCACCCCAGCATCTCAGAAGAGGAGCGCAAATACATCGAGGATGCCATCGGAGAGAGTGCCAAGCTCATGAACCCCGTGACG aagTTTAACACACCCTGGAGGCGCTTCTTCACATCCATGCCCGTCTATGCCATCATTGTGGCCAACTTTTGCCGCAGCTGGACCTTCTACCTGCTCCTCATCTCCCAGCCTGCCTACTTTGAAGAAGTGTTTGGCTTTGAGATCAGCAAG GTGGGCCTGGTGTCTGCGCTGCCCCACCTGGTCATGACCATCATCGTGCCCATCGGGGGCCAGATTGCCGACTTTCTGCGCAGTCGCCGGATAATGTCCACCACCAATGTGCGAAAGTTGATGAACTGCGGGG GCTTTGGGATGGAAGCCACGCTGCTGCTGGTGGTTGGATATTCACACTCCAAGGGTGTGGCCATCTCCTTCCTTGTCCTGGCTGTGGGCTTCAGCGGCTTCGCCATCTCTG GGTTTAACGTGAACCACCTGGACATCGCCCCTCGCTATGCCAGCATCTTGATGGGCATCTCCAATGGCGTGGGCACACTGTCTGGGATGGTGTGCCCCATCATCGTGGGTGCAATGACCAAGCACAAG ACTCGGGAGGAGTGGCAGTACGTGTTCCTCATCGCCTCCCTGGTGCACTATGGGGGTGTCATCTTCTATGGGGTCTTTGCTTCGGGAGAGAAGCAGCCGTGGGCGGAGCCGGAGGAGATGAGCGAGGAGAAGTGTGGCTTCGTGGGCCACGACCAGCTGGCTGGCAGTGACGAAAGTGAAATGGAAGACGAGGCTGAGCCTCCGGGGGCGCCCCCAGCGCCTCCCCCTTCCTATGGGGCCACGCACAGCACAGTTCAGCCTCCGAGGCCCCCGCCCCCAGTCCGGGACTACTGA